One Mangifera indica cultivar Alphonso chromosome 4, CATAS_Mindica_2.1, whole genome shotgun sequence genomic region harbors:
- the LOC123213041 gene encoding transcription factor IBH1-like, protein MKCTPCKDFSKVEWRSRRRRSAVGRGVGSVQSKVRKLQKLIPGGQGLQQDLLLLRTAHYILHLRLKVNVLQALSKIYQP, encoded by the coding sequence ATGAAGTGCACTCCGTGTAAGGATTTTTCTAAAGTAGAATGGAGGAGTAGACGAAGGCGTTCCGCCGTGGGTCGTGGTGTTGGTTCGGTACAGTCGAAGGTGAGGAAACTGCAGAAGTTAATTCCGGGAGGACAAGGGTTGCAGCAGGATCTCCTTTTATTAAGGACAGCGCATTACATTTTGCATTTGAGGTTGAAAGTTAATGTTTTGCAAGCTCTTTCCAAGATTTACCAGCCATGA